Proteins encoded in a region of the Pelotomaculum isophthalicicum JI genome:
- a CDS encoding TVP38/TMEM64 family protein: protein MKKNWWDNWWFKLSLILALVCLYYLVVPFHNAINQAVAVLSKVNIQVAKDYILSFGVWAPIISFLLMVLQSVAAPLPAFIITFANAGLFGWVKGAILSWSSAMAGAALCYAIARVYGRSVVEKFTTRSALREVDVFFERYGKWAVLIARLLPFVSFDVVSYAAGLTSMGFWEFFWATGLGQLPATIVYSYVGDMLVGSVRTVVFGLLLVFALSAFAFMFKQIWQDRHKIKNQS from the coding sequence ATGAAAAAAAACTGGTGGGATAACTGGTGGTTCAAATTATCATTGATTCTAGCGCTGGTATGTCTTTACTATTTGGTAGTGCCTTTCCACAACGCTATAAATCAGGCTGTGGCGGTGTTGTCCAAGGTCAATATCCAGGTTGCCAAGGATTATATACTATCATTTGGAGTTTGGGCTCCCATTATATCCTTTTTACTTATGGTTTTACAGTCAGTGGCCGCGCCACTACCTGCATTCATTATTACTTTTGCCAACGCTGGCCTGTTTGGCTGGGTTAAAGGCGCGATTCTATCATGGTCCAGCGCCATGGCTGGCGCTGCTTTATGCTACGCCATCGCCCGAGTATACGGCCGGTCTGTGGTGGAGAAGTTTACCACCCGGTCCGCCCTGCGTGAGGTGGATGTCTTTTTTGAACGCTACGGCAAGTGGGCTGTATTAATTGCACGCTTATTGCCTTTTGTATCTTTCGACGTAGTTAGTTATGCAGCTGGTCTTACATCAATGGGTTTTTGGGAATTCTTCTGGGCTACCGGATTGGGACAGCTTCCGGCCACCATAGTGTATTCCTACGTTGGAGATATGCTGGTTGGCAGCGTGAGAACTGTAGTATTTGGCCTTCTCCTGGTGTTTGCTCTTAGCGCTTTTGCTTTTATGTTCAAACAGATATGGCAGGATCGACATAAAATTAAAAATCAATCCTAA